The proteins below come from a single Ictidomys tridecemlineatus isolate mIctTri1 chromosome 8, mIctTri1.hap1, whole genome shotgun sequence genomic window:
- the LOC120889315 gene encoding uncharacterized protein LOC120889315 isoform X3, protein MQKHKAHSFPTGTNTLFIRHSIKCLPSDTLNFVPLTALLDGCLTQLMWLPGISMKGNYVETEEDMAIYVASLFPSGFPSLLNGTGLPGKATKKI, encoded by the exons GCTCATTCCTTCCCCACTGGAACTAACACATTGTTCATCAGACATTCAATAAAATGCCTGCCATCTGACACACTGAACT TCGTACCTCTCACAGCTCTCCTGGATGGTTGTCTCACTCAACTTATGTGGTTGCCTG GTATCTCAATGAAGGGAAACTATGTTGAAACTGAAGAGGACATGGCTATCTATGTAGCTTCTTTGTTCCCTTCTGGATTTCCAAGTCTCCTAAATGGGACAGGGCTTCCAGGAAAAGCAACAAAGAAGATCTGA
- the LOC120889315 gene encoding uncharacterized protein LOC120889315 isoform X2 yields the protein MEKTRELTVLAHSFPTGTNTLFIRHSIKCLPSDTLNFVPLTALLDGCLTQLMWLPGISMKGNYVETEEDMAIYVASLFPSGFPSLLNGTGLPGKATKKI from the exons GCTCATTCCTTCCCCACTGGAACTAACACATTGTTCATCAGACATTCAATAAAATGCCTGCCATCTGACACACTGAACT TCGTACCTCTCACAGCTCTCCTGGATGGTTGTCTCACTCAACTTATGTGGTTGCCTG GTATCTCAATGAAGGGAAACTATGTTGAAACTGAAGAGGACATGGCTATCTATGTAGCTTCTTTGTTCCCTTCTGGATTTCCAAGTCTCCTAAATGGGACAGGGCTTCCAGGAAAAGCAACAAAGAAGATCTGA